In the Kitasatospora terrestris genome, one interval contains:
- a CDS encoding ABC transporter substrate-binding protein, translating into MRARTVSRCVLLGCAALLAFGQTSCGGPTRGTGPVQPSKAVTAEDLGGMDALVRAAQAEGELNAIALPPQWANGVGLAQGFEKKYGIRVNLQDPYDSSKEELDAVRSRKGRPTAPDVLDLAAQHARGAAREGLLAPYRVAGYGDIPKNQKDAKSRWYNSYGGYVAIGCDAARVAVCPVSFNDLLKPEYKDKVSLTGIDPTSAGVAFASVFAASLANHGSFDDVQPGIDYFARLNALGNLRHVNPNPPEEKIKSGETPIIIEWDFLSLAHTAQFSGTGVKWKVSIPFDGSFSEYYAQAINKDAPHPAAARLWEEYVFSAEGQNLRLVDYARPVLIDTMRKNGTLDEAAAALLPTVEGTPVFPSPAQVTKAQQTVDEGWAKSVSG; encoded by the coding sequence GTGAGGGCACGCACCGTCAGCAGATGCGTTCTGCTCGGCTGCGCCGCACTGCTGGCCTTCGGCCAGACCTCCTGCGGTGGACCCACCCGGGGCACCGGACCCGTCCAGCCGTCGAAGGCGGTCACCGCCGAGGACCTGGGCGGCATGGACGCCCTGGTCCGCGCGGCGCAGGCCGAAGGAGAGCTCAACGCCATCGCCCTGCCCCCGCAATGGGCCAACGGCGTCGGCCTGGCCCAGGGCTTCGAGAAGAAGTACGGGATCCGCGTCAACCTCCAGGACCCCTACGACTCGAGCAAGGAGGAACTGGATGCCGTGAGGAGCCGGAAGGGGCGGCCGACCGCCCCCGACGTGCTCGACCTCGCCGCGCAGCACGCCCGCGGCGCCGCCCGGGAAGGACTGCTGGCGCCGTACCGGGTCGCCGGCTACGGGGACATCCCGAAGAACCAGAAGGACGCCAAGTCGCGCTGGTACAACAGCTACGGCGGCTACGTGGCCATCGGGTGCGACGCCGCCCGCGTCGCCGTCTGCCCGGTGTCCTTCAACGACCTCCTCAAGCCCGAGTACAAGGACAAGGTCAGCCTCACCGGGATCGACCCCACCAGCGCCGGGGTAGCCTTCGCGTCCGTGTTCGCCGCGTCGCTGGCCAACCACGGATCGTTCGACGACGTGCAGCCCGGCATCGACTACTTCGCGAGGCTCAACGCGCTCGGCAACCTGCGCCACGTCAACCCCAACCCGCCCGAGGAGAAGATCAAGAGCGGGGAGACGCCGATCATCATCGAGTGGGACTTCCTCAGCCTCGCCCACACCGCCCAGTTCTCCGGCACCGGCGTGAAGTGGAAGGTCTCCATCCCGTTCGACGGGAGCTTCTCCGAGTACTACGCGCAGGCGATCAACAAGGACGCCCCGCACCCGGCGGCGGCCCGCCTGTGGGAGGAGTACGTGTTCAGCGCGGAGGGCCAGAACCTGCGGCTCGTCGACTACGCCCGCCCGGTCCTGATCGACACGATGCGCAAGAACGGCACCCTGGACGAGGCCGCCGCCGCCCTGCTGCCCACCGTCGAGGGAACGCCGGTCTTCCCCTCGCCGGCGCAGGTCACCAAGGCGCAGCAGACCGTCGACGAGGGCTGGGCGAAGAGCGTCTCCGGCTGA
- a CDS encoding helix-turn-helix domain-containing protein encodes MSTRTAAQRRAEAGSAYDAYLAECPARQLLDRIADKWVSLAVNALADGPQRYSDLHRRLASVSQKMLTQTLRHLERDGLVSRTVTPAVPVRVDYELTALGRSLLPVMCAIKGWAEEHMDEVHAARTAYDAPS; translated from the coding sequence ATGTCCACCCGCACCGCCGCCCAGCGCCGAGCCGAGGCGGGCAGCGCCTACGACGCCTACCTCGCGGAATGCCCCGCCCGGCAGCTGCTGGACCGCATCGCCGACAAGTGGGTCAGCCTCGCCGTCAACGCGCTCGCCGACGGGCCGCAGCGGTACAGCGACCTCCACCGCAGACTGGCGAGCGTGAGCCAGAAGATGCTCACGCAGACCCTGCGCCACCTGGAGCGGGACGGGCTGGTGTCGCGGACGGTGACCCCCGCCGTCCCGGTCCGCGTCGACTACGAACTGACCGCGCTCGGCCGCTCGCTGCTGCCGGTCATGTGCGCGATCAAGGGCTGGGCGGAGGAGCACATGGACGAGGTGCACGCCGCCCGCACCGCCTACGACGCCCCGAGCTGA
- a CDS encoding DUF5713 family protein, whose amino-acid sequence MTITNQQIARHAFLEAMYADGYYPDHVVDLGKAVLVRLCERIEAERPADLGALYVLTAAATEEFNELQTAFEEADSEIETVARETIAEDFWFVATAYGFADADIEELVAERDW is encoded by the coding sequence ATGACCATCACCAACCAGCAGATCGCCCGGCACGCCTTCCTGGAGGCGATGTACGCCGACGGGTACTACCCGGACCACGTGGTCGATCTGGGGAAGGCCGTCCTGGTGCGGCTGTGCGAGCGGATCGAGGCCGAGCGTCCGGCCGACCTCGGGGCACTGTACGTGCTGACCGCTGCCGCGACCGAGGAGTTCAACGAGCTGCAGACCGCGTTCGAGGAGGCGGACAGCGAGATCGAGACGGTGGCGCGGGAGACCATCGCCGAGGACTTCTGGTTCGTCGCCACCGCGTACGGCTTCGCGGACGCCGACATCGAGGAGTTGGTCGCCGAGCGCGACTGGTGA
- a CDS encoding SpoIIE family protein phosphatase has protein sequence MARLQRLWTRSIGAVPPTSRSRRSAGGRRPGWIVRVRTDLAARSVAREFFVLQLVLVVLLVAAGVTAMLLQIRRDAMTDARHRTIAAAESFSHSPGLVAALTGPDPTATLQPLAEEARTASGVDAIIVYRQDGIILTHSDPNQIGKYVIGPYAEAATGTSFTKTFHGTLGPSVISAAPVKDSTGSVVAIVSAPVTVSRVQLSVSEQMPVFLGSAAGALALAAGGAWLVSRRLRRQTHGLGPAEMTRMYEHHDAVLHAVREGVLITDGGGRLLLANDEARRLLDLPADAVGRTVTELGLDARTVDLLLSDRVATDEVHRTADKLLALNKRSTTPFGGQRGSVVTLRDTTELRSLAGRAALARDRLTLLYDAGVQIGSTLDVVRTAEELAQTAVPRFADAATVELLDPVLTGEEPDGAATELRRAAVAGLGAGHPFYPAGELIQFRRGTPVAISVDQGRPVLVTDLATARGWQAQDPERGRRIVDAGYRSLAVVPLQARGVVLGLVDFWRTDDSPPFDEEDLSFATELAGRAAVAIDNARRYTREHKMAVTLQRSLMPHALPEQRSLETAFRYLPATAGVGGDWFDVIPLPGARVALVVGDVVGHGLHAAATMGRLRTAVHNFCALDLPPDDLLSHLDELVASIDARDGAGRSDSREITGATCLCMIYDAVSGEVTVATAGHLPPAVVLPDGTVDFIEAPVAPPLGLCAGVPIETVVLEVPDGSRLVLYTDGLVEDRHVDMDVSLEALRTALVGAGRSPEETCVAVMEALLPDKPTDDIALLVATTRRIDPADVAEWDVPREIEAVGPVRRACVRQLEEWGLEDIAYGSELILSELITNAVRYGKEPIHVRLLRDSSLVCEVSDGSSTSPHIRRAEATDEGGRGLFLVAQFADRWGTRYSPRGKTIWSVQSLEGKPDEEDLADAFLSQWDDDL, from the coding sequence ATGGCCCGTCTCCAACGGTTGTGGACCAGGTCGATCGGCGCGGTCCCACCGACTTCCCGCTCACGGCGCAGTGCCGGAGGGCGGAGACCGGGATGGATCGTGCGGGTGCGCACCGATCTGGCCGCGCGCAGCGTCGCCCGCGAGTTCTTCGTCCTGCAGCTGGTCCTGGTCGTCCTCCTCGTCGCCGCCGGGGTCACGGCGATGCTGCTGCAGATCCGGCGGGACGCCATGACGGACGCCAGGCACCGCACCATCGCCGCCGCGGAGTCGTTCAGCCACTCCCCGGGGCTCGTCGCGGCACTGACCGGCCCCGATCCGACCGCGACGCTGCAACCGCTGGCCGAGGAGGCCAGGACCGCCTCCGGTGTCGACGCGATCATCGTCTACCGGCAGGACGGGATCATCCTGACCCACAGCGACCCGAACCAGATCGGCAAGTACGTCATCGGCCCCTACGCCGAGGCGGCGACGGGCACGTCGTTCACCAAGACCTTCCACGGCACCCTGGGCCCCTCCGTGATCTCCGCGGCCCCGGTGAAGGACTCGACGGGATCGGTCGTCGCCATCGTCTCCGCCCCGGTCACGGTGAGCCGGGTCCAGCTGTCGGTGAGCGAGCAGATGCCGGTCTTCCTCGGGAGCGCGGCCGGGGCACTCGCCCTGGCCGCGGGCGGGGCGTGGCTGGTGAGCCGGCGCCTGCGCCGCCAGACCCACGGGCTCGGCCCGGCCGAGATGACGCGCATGTACGAGCACCACGACGCGGTCCTCCACGCGGTGCGCGAGGGCGTCCTGATCACCGACGGCGGCGGCCGGCTGCTGCTGGCCAACGACGAGGCGCGGCGCCTCCTCGACCTTCCCGCGGACGCCGTCGGACGTACGGTCACCGAACTCGGCCTGGACGCCCGCACCGTCGACCTGCTGCTGTCGGACCGGGTCGCCACGGACGAGGTGCACCGGACCGCGGACAAGCTGCTCGCCCTGAACAAGCGCTCCACCACCCCGTTCGGCGGACAGCGCGGATCGGTGGTGACCCTGCGGGACACCACCGAGCTCCGGTCGCTGGCAGGCCGGGCCGCCCTGGCCCGTGACCGGTTGACGCTGCTCTACGACGCCGGCGTGCAGATCGGCAGCACGCTGGACGTGGTGCGCACGGCCGAGGAGCTCGCGCAGACGGCGGTGCCCCGGTTCGCCGATGCCGCCACCGTCGAACTGCTGGACCCCGTCCTGACCGGCGAGGAACCGGACGGCGCGGCCACCGAGCTGCGCCGGGCCGCCGTCGCGGGCCTGGGAGCCGGCCATCCGTTCTACCCCGCCGGGGAACTGATCCAGTTCAGACGCGGCACCCCCGTCGCCATCAGCGTCGACCAGGGCCGGCCCGTCCTGGTGACCGACCTGGCCACCGCCCGGGGCTGGCAGGCCCAGGACCCCGAACGGGGCCGGCGGATCGTCGATGCCGGATACCGCTCGCTGGCCGTCGTCCCCCTGCAGGCCCGGGGGGTGGTCCTCGGGCTGGTGGACTTCTGGAGGACCGACGACTCACCGCCGTTCGACGAGGAGGACCTCTCCTTCGCCACCGAGCTGGCGGGGCGCGCGGCCGTGGCGATCGACAACGCCCGGCGCTACACCCGCGAACACAAGATGGCCGTGACGCTCCAGCGCAGCCTGATGCCCCACGCGCTGCCGGAGCAGCGGAGCCTGGAGACCGCGTTCCGCTACCTGCCCGCCACGGCCGGCGTGGGCGGGGACTGGTTCGACGTGATCCCGCTGCCCGGCGCCCGGGTCGCCCTGGTGGTGGGCGACGTGGTGGGCCACGGCCTCCACGCCGCGGCCACGATGGGCCGGTTGCGCACCGCCGTCCACAACTTCTGCGCGCTGGACCTGCCACCGGACGACCTGCTGAGCCACCTCGACGAGTTGGTGGCGAGCATCGACGCACGGGACGGCGCGGGCCGCTCCGACAGCCGGGAGATCACCGGGGCCACCTGCCTGTGCATGATCTACGACGCCGTGTCGGGAGAGGTGACCGTCGCGACGGCCGGTCACCTGCCGCCCGCCGTGGTCCTTCCCGACGGCACGGTGGACTTCATCGAGGCGCCGGTGGCCCCTCCCCTCGGCCTGTGCGCCGGCGTGCCGATCGAGACCGTGGTCCTGGAGGTGCCGGACGGCTCCCGGCTGGTGCTGTACACCGACGGGCTGGTCGAGGACCGCCACGTGGACATGGACGTCAGCCTGGAGGCCCTGCGGACGGCCCTGGTCGGCGCCGGCCGCAGTCCCGAGGAGACCTGCGTCGCCGTGATGGAGGCGTTGCTCCCGGACAAGCCCACGGACGACATCGCCCTGCTGGTGGCGACCACCCGCCGGATCGACCCCGCGGACGTCGCGGAGTGGGACGTCCCCCGGGAGATCGAAGCGGTGGGCCCGGTCCGCCGCGCCTGTGTCCGGCAGTTGGAGGAGTGGGGGCTGGAGGACATCGCGTACGGCTCCGAACTGATCCTCAGCGAACTGATCACCAACGCCGTCCGCTACGGCAAGGAGCCGATCCACGTGCGTCTGCTGCGGGACAGCAGCCTGGTCTGCGAGGTCTCCGACGGCAGCAGCACCTCCCCGCACATCCGCCGGGCCGAGGCGACCGACGAGGGCGGCCGCGGCCTGTTCCTCGTCGCCCAGTTCGCGGACCGCTGGGGCACCCGCTACTCGCCGCGCGGAAAGACCATCTGGTCCGTCCAGTCCCTCGAAGGGAAACCGGACGAGGAGGACCTGGCGGACGCCTTCCTCAGCCAGTGGGACGACGACCTGTAG
- a CDS encoding magnesium and cobalt transport protein CorA, whose translation MIVDCAHYEDGRRQQQGPMPLEEAAARRVQGGFVWLGLFEPTPEELERVRGAFGLHELAVEDAQAFHLRPKAEKYEDGTELIILRTARYDDEREEIDTGEISVFLAEHFVITVRQGIASELTGARSRLERRPELLRTGSASTLWAILDQVVDSYAPVVAELDRDIEQIEATVFSGTVAPTERIYFLRREATDFYRAVHPLLAVLARRLAPGQAPAELLPYFRDVHDHLLLVNEEVAAQRDLLATVLEADIAVISVEQNRINLRQTATMERLTIVATVFLPLSFVVGFFGQNFGWLVEHISSLGAFVTLSVIGLVLPCTVLYAWLHHRRGQAAPPVPGLNHHRPPG comes from the coding sequence ATGATCGTCGACTGCGCGCACTACGAGGACGGCCGGCGCCAGCAGCAGGGGCCGATGCCTCTGGAGGAGGCCGCCGCGCGCCGGGTGCAGGGCGGGTTCGTCTGGCTCGGGCTGTTCGAGCCGACGCCGGAGGAGCTGGAGCGGGTGCGCGGCGCGTTCGGCCTGCACGAGCTGGCGGTCGAGGACGCGCAGGCGTTCCACCTGCGGCCGAAGGCGGAGAAGTACGAGGACGGCACCGAGCTGATCATCCTGCGGACCGCGCGCTACGACGACGAGCGCGAGGAGATCGACACCGGCGAGATCAGCGTGTTCCTCGCCGAGCATTTCGTGATCACCGTCCGCCAGGGCATCGCCAGCGAGCTGACCGGGGCCCGCAGCCGCCTGGAGCGCCGCCCTGAGCTGCTGCGGACCGGCAGCGCCTCGACCCTGTGGGCGATCCTGGACCAGGTCGTCGACAGCTACGCCCCGGTGGTCGCCGAGCTCGACCGCGACATCGAGCAGATCGAGGCGACGGTCTTCTCCGGCACGGTCGCCCCGACCGAGCGGATCTACTTCCTGCGCCGGGAGGCGACCGACTTCTACCGGGCCGTGCATCCGCTGCTCGCCGTGCTGGCCCGCCGCCTGGCCCCCGGGCAGGCGCCCGCCGAGCTGCTGCCGTACTTCCGGGACGTCCATGACCACCTGCTGCTGGTCAACGAGGAGGTGGCCGCCCAGCGCGACCTGCTGGCGACCGTGCTGGAGGCCGACATCGCGGTGATCTCGGTCGAGCAGAACCGGATCAACCTGCGGCAGACCGCCACCATGGAGCGGCTGACCATCGTGGCGACGGTGTTCCTGCCGCTCTCCTTCGTGGTCGGCTTCTTCGGCCAGAACTTCGGCTGGCTGGTCGAGCACATCAGCAGCCTGGGCGCCTTCGTCACACTCAGCGTGATCGGTCTGGTCCTGCCCTGCACGGTCCTGTACGCG
- a CDS encoding phosphocholine-specific phospholipase C has translation MSPVTRRTFLGSAVAAGALLAVDPLPGGPGSPTPAAAETLGTSGTIADVHHVVILMQENRSFDHYFGTLNGVRGYGDISAIQLDAANTVFNQKNGSGRQYPYALTPTATEAQAQCAADLSHSWSTQHSAWNGGKMDSWVSAKGVASLAHLRRSDIPFHFALADNWTVNDAYHCSILSATGPNRTYHWSGWIDPNGTTGSPAANDGGDESGLKWQTYAEALQAAGVSWKVYQTNDNYGDNALEYFTHFQGLTPSSPLYKGVARIPQGSYPTSADAIVAAIRSDVVGGTLPQVSWIVTDQNFSEHPAATPGNGEYIINGVLQALNADSSVFNSTVLLINYDENDGFFDHVPPPVAPAGTADEFYSGTNIGLGFRVPMFAISPWSRGGRVSSEASDHTSVLRFLEAWTTAIGKPATCPNISAWRRKVCGDLTGMFDFANPVYGLPALPTPPAANQYNGSSYNSSPTGNAQPVQEPGTRPARALPYQTNAHLQAFTAWDPNGTVKAWITMGNGTDTDPTVTPATRSAHFAVYANDPTLRGGGPWQYTLDPGQKNPDGTPYNDYFNCGSGYGGGKYDLGVTGPNRFLRRFRGDVTKPGGKTVVTSYFAKEAGTGKTAIWFTFTNNGSSPVTFTVTSNHYRSGSWTYTVAAGSHWDANNKGDYFNNVAYANGWYDYTITLAEDPSWSQRFVGHIETGQASITGSI, from the coding sequence ATGTCGCCTGTCACACGCCGCACCTTCCTCGGCTCGGCCGTCGCCGCCGGCGCCCTCCTCGCCGTCGACCCGCTGCCCGGCGGGCCGGGCAGCCCCACGCCCGCCGCCGCGGAGACGCTCGGCACCTCCGGCACCATCGCGGACGTCCACCACGTGGTGATCCTGATGCAGGAGAACCGATCCTTCGACCACTACTTCGGGACCCTCAACGGCGTCCGCGGGTACGGAGACATCAGCGCGATCCAACTCGACGCCGCCAACACCGTCTTCAACCAGAAGAACGGCTCCGGCCGCCAGTACCCGTACGCCCTCACGCCGACGGCGACCGAGGCCCAGGCCCAGTGCGCCGCCGACCTCTCGCACTCCTGGTCGACCCAGCACTCCGCCTGGAACGGCGGGAAGATGGACTCCTGGGTGTCGGCCAAGGGCGTCGCGAGCCTCGCCCACCTGCGGCGCTCCGACATCCCGTTCCACTTCGCGCTGGCCGACAACTGGACCGTCAACGACGCCTACCACTGCTCGATCCTCAGCGCCACCGGCCCCAACCGCACCTACCACTGGAGCGGCTGGATCGACCCGAACGGCACCACCGGCTCCCCCGCGGCCAACGACGGCGGCGACGAGTCCGGCCTGAAGTGGCAGACCTACGCCGAGGCGCTGCAGGCCGCCGGCGTCAGCTGGAAGGTCTACCAGACCAACGACAACTACGGCGACAACGCGCTCGAGTACTTCACCCACTTCCAGGGCCTCACCCCGAGCAGCCCGCTCTACAAGGGCGTGGCCCGGATCCCCCAGGGCAGTTATCCGACCAGCGCCGACGCGATCGTCGCCGCCATCCGGAGCGACGTGGTGGGCGGCACGCTGCCGCAGGTGTCCTGGATCGTCACCGACCAGAACTTCTCCGAGCACCCCGCGGCCACCCCCGGCAACGGCGAGTACATCATCAACGGGGTGCTGCAAGCCCTCAACGCCGACTCCAGCGTCTTCAACTCCACCGTCCTCCTCATCAACTACGACGAGAACGACGGCTTCTTCGACCACGTCCCGCCGCCGGTCGCCCCGGCCGGCACCGCCGACGAGTTCTACTCCGGGACCAACATCGGCCTCGGCTTCCGCGTCCCGATGTTCGCGATCTCCCCTTGGAGCCGCGGCGGAAGGGTCAGCTCCGAGGCCTCCGACCACACCTCGGTCCTGCGGTTCCTGGAGGCCTGGACCACCGCCATCGGCAAGCCGGCGACCTGCCCCAACATCAGCGCGTGGCGCCGCAAGGTCTGCGGCGACCTCACCGGCATGTTCGACTTCGCCAACCCGGTCTACGGACTGCCGGCGCTGCCCACTCCCCCGGCCGCCAACCAGTACAACGGCAGCAGCTACAACTCCTCCCCCACCGGCAACGCCCAGCCCGTGCAGGAGCCCGGCACCCGCCCCGCCCGCGCACTGCCCTACCAGACCAACGCCCACCTCCAGGCGTTCACCGCCTGGGACCCCAACGGTACGGTCAAGGCCTGGATCACCATGGGCAACGGCACCGACACCGACCCGACCGTCACCCCCGCCACCAGGTCCGCCCACTTCGCCGTGTACGCCAACGACCCGACGCTGCGCGGCGGAGGCCCCTGGCAGTACACCCTCGACCCCGGCCAGAAGAATCCGGACGGCACCCCCTACAACGACTACTTCAACTGCGGCAGCGGCTACGGCGGCGGCAAGTACGACCTCGGCGTCACCGGCCCCAACCGCTTCCTGCGCCGCTTCAGGGGCGACGTCACCAAGCCCGGCGGCAAGACCGTGGTCACCTCCTACTTCGCCAAGGAGGCCGGCACCGGCAAGACCGCCATCTGGTTCACCTTCACCAACAACGGCAGCTCCCCCGTGACCTTCACCGTCACCTCCAACCACTACCGCAGCGGCAGTTGGACCTACACCGTCGCCGCGGGCTCCCACTGGGACGCGAACAACAAGGGCGACTACTTCAACAACGTCGCCTACGCCAACGGCTGGTACGACTACACCATCACCCTCGCCGAGGACCCCAGCTGGTCGCAGCGCTTCGTCGGCCACATCGAGACCGGCCAGGCGAGCATCACCGGCAGCATCTGA
- a CDS encoding NADP-dependent oxidoreductase: protein MIDEELMRAVVARGYGGSEVLGTVTVRLPEPGAGQVRIRVEAATVNPVDLVTRSGALVAAGLMAAREQTGIGWDVAGVVDRIGAGVTAFTPGQRVIGLRDLLDVSLGAYAERLVLDAAAVAPAPPGVPAAAAATLPLNGLTALQSLDLLDLAAGDTVLVTGAAGAVGGFAVELAVRRGLRVVAQVRSADEEFVRSLGAEWIVGDDISDLACEVRRLVPGGTDGALDTAGLGIRALAAVRTGGAYVTVVGGSAPPPLRGIRVHQQWISADGAALAELAAMDLTLRVADVLPLERAAEAHDRLAAGGTRGRLVLVPSGA, encoded by the coding sequence ATGATCGATGAAGAGCTCATGAGGGCGGTGGTCGCCCGCGGTTACGGCGGATCCGAGGTCCTCGGGACGGTGACGGTCCGCCTGCCGGAACCCGGCGCCGGCCAGGTGCGGATCCGGGTCGAGGCCGCGACGGTCAATCCCGTCGACCTGGTCACCCGCTCCGGCGCGCTCGTCGCGGCGGGGCTGATGGCCGCCCGCGAGCAGACGGGCATCGGCTGGGACGTCGCGGGCGTGGTCGACCGGATCGGAGCGGGGGTCACGGCGTTCACGCCGGGGCAGCGGGTGATCGGGCTGCGTGACCTGCTCGACGTGTCGCTGGGCGCCTACGCCGAGCGCCTGGTCCTGGACGCGGCAGCGGTCGCGCCCGCCCCGCCCGGTGTTCCTGCCGCGGCCGCGGCGACACTGCCGTTGAACGGCCTCACCGCCTTGCAGTCCCTCGACCTGCTCGATCTCGCCGCGGGGGACACCGTGCTGGTGACCGGGGCGGCGGGCGCGGTCGGCGGCTTCGCCGTGGAACTGGCCGTGCGGCGCGGCCTGCGGGTGGTCGCCCAGGTCCGCTCCGCCGACGAGGAGTTCGTCCGGAGTCTCGGCGCGGAGTGGATCGTCGGTGACGACATCTCCGACCTGGCGTGCGAGGTCCGGCGCCTGGTGCCGGGCGGCACCGACGGCGCGCTCGACACGGCAGGACTCGGAATCCGCGCCCTGGCCGCCGTCCGCACCGGGGGTGCCTACGTCACGGTGGTCGGCGGTTCGGCCCCGCCCCCGCTGCGCGGCATCCGGGTCCACCAGCAGTGGATCAGTGCCGACGGGGCCGCCCTGGCCGAGCTCGCCGCCATGGACCTGACCCTGCGGGTCGCCGACGTCCTCCCGTTGGAGCGCGCGGCCGAGGCCCACGACCGCCTCGCGGCGGGCGGCACGCGCGGCCGCCTGGTGCTGGTCCCTTCCGGAGCCTGA
- a CDS encoding MBL fold metallo-hydrolase: protein MDVIEVLPRLRMLRFPVGAAYLWRDGDGLTLIDTGTADCAARIEEVLDGELRRIVLTHWHEDHTGSAAELAARHGAQVVAHRSEAPVIRGEAAGAPAVLEEFEIPIRAALPPLPPAPPCRVDREVEDGDVLDFGGGAVVVAVPGHTDGSIALHLPGPRVLFTGDAVANVGRTMLGVFNTDRGRAVASLHRLAELDVDTAVFGHGDPLAHGAGAALRQAAGATG, encoded by the coding sequence ATGGATGTCATCGAGGTACTGCCGAGGCTGCGCATGCTCCGCTTCCCGGTGGGCGCGGCCTACCTGTGGCGGGACGGCGACGGACTGACCCTGATCGACACGGGCACCGCCGACTGCGCGGCGAGGATCGAGGAAGTCCTCGACGGCGAGCTGCGGCGGATCGTCCTGACGCACTGGCACGAGGACCACACGGGCTCGGCCGCCGAACTGGCCGCCCGGCACGGGGCGCAGGTCGTCGCCCACCGCTCGGAGGCGCCGGTGATCCGGGGCGAGGCCGCCGGGGCGCCTGCGGTGCTGGAGGAGTTCGAGATACCGATCCGTGCCGCCCTCCCGCCCCTGCCGCCGGCGCCGCCGTGCCGGGTCGACCGGGAGGTGGAGGACGGCGACGTGCTGGACTTCGGCGGCGGGGCCGTGGTGGTCGCGGTGCCCGGGCACACGGACGGGTCGATCGCCCTCCACCTGCCCGGGCCGCGGGTGCTGTTCACCGGCGACGCGGTCGCCAATGTCGGGCGGACGATGCTGGGCGTCTTCAACACCGACCGCGGCCGGGCCGTCGCGTCGCTGCACCGGCTGGCCGAACTGGACGTCGACACGGCGGTCTTCGGGCACGGCGACCCTCTCGCCCACGGCGCCGGGGCGGCCCTCCGGCAGGCTGCCGGGGCAACGGGGTGA